The proteins below come from a single Mercenaria mercenaria strain notata chromosome 3, MADL_Memer_1, whole genome shotgun sequence genomic window:
- the LOC123525439 gene encoding transcriptional regulator Myc-A-like, which produces MGIKNIPCYVVADLQAIRKNNINPKMNLLQEVSETPATCLSEEELYTSPTTMSEDIWKKFDLPTPPLSPRHESDNDFDIENITMPFDIDTEDLLLFDDDIANEMLKEVISTFPESPPGPDIESNLQSNLIQDIMWSAPAKSVELSKSTPKDQKHRLRCNSCSNPAFNTACVAPDEVFPLETTQTPATNLGGVMSQTRVHNLGIETPSDSEEEIDVVTVEKQLQVTVPSKRKYRSDEECSPNSEQNRGTKTVTLTIGPKPGFTTQTLTKCTSVRPRVDCPTDVHNYSLPVTSLKRVHSYPSSPITHKSKKLKRDISIPSDLRKVAQKLKSSMGSCSRNSSDSEEMCESGKRTQHNVLERKRRTDLKNSFFHLRDSVPELEGQERAPKVVILRKASQYINRLIEEQKRQERETEQLKIKKEKLKRHLAKLREY; this is translated from the exons ATGGGAATTAAAAATATACCGTGTTATGTAGTAGCAG atctGCAAGCAAttagaaaaaataacataaatccTAAAATGAATTTGTTACAAGAAGTATCAGAAACTCCTGCTACTTGCCTGTCAGAGGAAGAATTGTACACATCTCCAACAACAATGAGTGaagatatttggaaaaaatttgaCTTGCCGACGCCGCCACTGTCTCCTAGACATGAAAGTGACAATGActttgatattgaaaatataacaatgcCATTTGACATTGATACTGAAGATCTCCTTCTATTTGATGATGACATTGCAAATGAGATGCTGAAAGAAGTCATTTCAACATTTCCAGAGTCTCCGCCAGGTCCAGACATAGAGTCAAATCTTCAGTCAAATTTGATCCAGGACATTATGTGGTCAGCTCCAGCTAAGTCTGTGGAACTAAGTAAATCTACTCCAAAAGACCAGAAGCATAGATTGAGATGCAATTCATGCTCAAACCCAGCATTCAATACAGCTTGTGTAGCGCCTGATGAGGTGTTCCCACTTGAGACAACTCAAACTCCAGCCACCAACCTGGGAGGGGTTATGTCACAAACCAGGGTACATAACCTTGGTATAGAGACACCCTCAGATTCTG aAGAAGAAATAGATGTTGTAACAGTGGAGAAACAACTACAGGTGACTGTTCCTAGTAAAAGGAAATACAGATCAGATGAAGAATGCAGCCCTAACAGTGAGCAAAATCGTGGAACTAAAACTGTTACATTGACTATAGGACCGAAACCTGGATTTACTACACAGACTCTAACAAAGTGTACTTCAGTTAGACCTAGAGTAGACTGTCCAACAGATGTTCATAATTACAGTTTACCAGTGACTTCTTTGAAACGAGTGCATTCATATCCAAGTTCACCTATCACacataaaagtaaaaaactgAAAAGGGATATAAGTATACCTTCAGACTTGAGAAAAGTTGCACAAAAACTGAAATCTTCCATGGGAAGTTGTAGTCGGAACTCTAGTGATTCTGAGGAAATGTGTGAAAGTGGTAAACGGACTCAACATAATGTTCTTGAACGTAAACGTAGAACTGACTTGAAAAACAGTTTCTTTCACCTTAGAGACTCTGTCCCTGAGCTTGAGGGGCAAGAACGTGCACCGAAAGTTGTTATTCTCAGGAAAGCATCACAGTATATAAATAGACTCATTGAGGAGCAAAAACGGCAGGAAAGAGAAACAGAACagttgaaaataaagaaagaaaagctAAAGCGACATTTAGCAAAACTGCGAGAGTATTGA